The proteins below come from a single Jaculus jaculus isolate mJacJac1 chromosome 12, mJacJac1.mat.Y.cur, whole genome shotgun sequence genomic window:
- the Znf646 gene encoding zinc finger protein 646 isoform X1, translating to MKRDWTFRLEDNFRSREVGLGPLPKEDADTSCLFLLTIQFLPHCSMEDTPLSFSCSDCQCHFPSLPELSQHRELLHLSPKQDSEEADSIPRPYRCQQCGRCYRHPGSLVNHRRTHETGLFPCTICGKDFTNPMALKSHMRTHVPEGRRRSRPLPPKEITPHMQSETMSHRLGPGEGQQNKTKHAGEIPKCESGAEFRAASGPWEDTPKRQRQVLESHPGPEAGGKQQGLTTDSAPAQPLPAPVSSLLSNLEQYLAESVVNFTEGQESTHSPPAEEERRYKCSQCGKTYKHAGSLTNHRQSHTLGIYPCAICFKEFSNLMALKNHSRLHAQYRPYHCPHCPRAFRLPRDLLEHQQSHEVERQERPWEEREMPTTNGHTDERSWDQLPKTHMLNGSGELEGSMEEYRPFCCGDCGRTYRHAGSLINHRKSHQIGIYPCSVCSKQLFNAAALKNHVRAHHRPRQGAEEDGQSSEPPAPLMLAKTTHKEEELPSTTLDHRPYKCNECGRAYRHKGSLVNHRHSHQTGEYQCSLCPCKYPNLMALRNHVQTHCKNACRNTDPGTEGSPCHIKEDLPPDPVGTEAAHHTDEGHGYKHEEEATSNTPVGTIAPQRCSICEMFFEDPESLERHGLTHRAGEGGNKTETTASPPRAFACRDCGKSYRHSGSLINHRQTHQTGDFSCGTCAKHFHTMAAMKSHLRRHSRRWSRHQKWTGNTGGEEAKLKPGLSWAAKLEDNEGLDSSQNPSGESPCVTEGTLESHGNCLQTAYGSNKCELERDESCFQGDTESRGTEKGLERKEACLLDSFLGDEENGEIRFCDSLHEVDSDQKPATCQPTSSSHPAETATDWKAEDAHTCYDCGHSFPHVTGLLSHRPCHQPGIYQCSLCPKEFDSLPALRSHFQTHKPGEAASAKPFLCCLCGMIFPGRAGYKLHLRQAHRAAGMTECSEEEGEEEGGTEAVSTHSPPLQVSEAELLNQLQREVEALDGAGYGHICGCCGQTYDDLGSLERHHQSQNSSKTTDEAPSYLEASGDAMEIVADSAFEGTVTSVSEEGRDTKSEEGVGSTIGDSLCMQVGETFLKPHPRPFRCNQCGKTYRHGGSLVNHRKIHQTGDFTCPVCSRCYPNLAAYRNHLRNHPRCKGSEPQVGPIPEAGGSNEPQNVVEEGLEQAGVGQLQEEFKVDPLGEVAKVKEEVWEETTVKGEDLEQRLETAEKGCQTEASSERPFSCEVCGRSYKHAGSLINHRQSHQTGHFGCQACSKGFSNLMSLKNHRRIHADPRRFRCSECGKAFRLRKQLASHQRVHTERRGENNQKQIRDDRPFRCGQCGRTYRHAGSLLNHRHSHETGQYSCPSCPKTYFNRMALKDHQRLHSDSRRRRAGRSRWAPVRCTLCSQGFPGRGSLERHLQEHRETKLELASLQGSPHGTEGSERNQADNQKLESRPVGVESVPQLEPSQSPNRAVGSNWGVGKVDGWQEEGGPVNHSGGWVPQDQVLTKPEDKLRGYSSGVEHLTAEDKLEDSVPSNPCHLSNSQSSGSVLSYIDSWDNGGGSSSQLQSESQYFHCSQCGKTCCQPGSLLNSNIHKPDCHYCLLCSKESLNPVTTEGHHHMTSQTFACPNCGKAFQSHYELVTHLQTHAGDHSQVLHQIEKVQGFQTGSVEDKMGLSGPEEAQETPSEPLRASEENGEPASGGQGVNTTACKNEERPFRCAQCGRSYRHAGSLLNHQKAHTTGLYPCSLCPKLLPNLLALKNHGRTHTDPKRYCCSVCGKAFRTAARLQGHERVHARQEGPFTCPHCPRHFRRRINFLQHQKQQHQEWTVTSSGASVAPATGREDSSLPLPPTPPASLLDPSPQWPADISFSP from the exons atgAAACGGGATTGGACATTCAGATTGGAAGATAATTTCCGTTCAAGAGAAGTAG GCCTTGGCCCTCTACCAAAGGAAGATGCTGATACAAGCTGTCTATTCCTCCTGACCATCCAATTTCTGCCACATTGCTCCATGGAGGACACACCCCTCTCATTCAGCTGCTCAGACTGTCAGTGCCACTTTCCTAGCCTCCCAGAATTGTCACAGCACCGAGAActgctccatctctctcccaaaCAGGACAGTGAGGAGGCTGACAGTATTCCTCGCCCTTACCGCTGTCAGCAATGTGGGCGTTGCTACCGTCACCCAGGGAGCTTGGTCAACCACCGCCGGACCCATGAGACTGGCCTGTTCCCCTGTACCATCTGTGGCAAGGACTTTACCAATCCCATGGCTCTCAAGAGCCACATGAGGACTCATGTTCCTGAAGGCCGCCGCAGAAGCAGGCCTTTACCCCCCAAGGAAATCACTCCCCACATGCAGAGTGAGACAATGTCTCACAGGCTTGGCCCTGGGGAAGGGCAGCAAAATAAGACAAAGCATGCAGGAGAGATACCCAAATGTGAATCTGGAGCTGAGTTCAGGGCAGCTTCAGGCCCTTGGGAAGATACACCCAAAAGACAAAGACAAGTCTTAGAAAGCCATCCAGGTCCTGAGGCAGGTGGAAAGCAACAGGGGCTCACCACTGACTCTGCCCCAGCCCAGCCTCTTCCTGCTCCCGTCAGCAGCCTCCTTAGCAATTTGGAACAGTATTTGGCTGAATCAGTAGTGAACTTCACAGAGGGTCAGGAATCTACTCATTCCCCTCCTGCAGAAGAGGAGCGAAGGTACAAGTGCAGCCAATGTGGCAAGACGTACAAGCATGCTGGGAGCCTCACCAACCACCGCCAGAGCCATACCTTGGGTATCTACCCTTGTGCCATCTGCTTTAAGGAGTTCTCTAACCTTATGGCTCTGAAGAACCACTCTCGACTCCATGCCCAATATCGGCCTTACCACTGTCCCCATTGCCCTCGTGCCTTCCGGCTCCCCCGGGATCTGCTAGAACATCAGCAATCTCATGAGGTAGAAAGGCAGGAGAGgccatgggaagagagagagatgcccacTACCAACGGGCACACAGATGAGAGGAGTTGGGACCAATTACCTAAAACACACATGCTGAATGGCTCTGGGGAGCTAGAAGGTAGCATGGAGGAGTACCGGCCTTTCTGTTGTGGGGACTGTGGCCGTACTTACCGCCATGCTGGGAGCCTCATTAACCATCGAAAGAGCCACCAAATAGGAATCTACCCTTGCTCAGTCTGTTCTAAACAGTTGTTCAATGCAGCTGCTCTAAAAAATCATGTTCGAGCTCATCACAGACCCCGGCAAGGAGCCGAGGAAGATGGGCAGTCATCAGAGCCACCAGCtcccctgatgttggccaagaccACCCATAAAGAAGAGGAGCTCCCCTCTACCACCCTGGACCATCGCCCCTATAAGTGCAATGAGTGTGGTCGGGCCTACCGCCACAAGGGGAGCTTGGTGAACCACCGCCACAGCCATCAGACAGGAGAATACCAGTGCTCACTCTGTCCCTGCAAGTACCCCAACCTCATGGCCCTGCGAAACCATGTGCAGACACATTGTAAGAATGCTTGCCGAAATACAGACCCGGGGACTGAGGGTTCTCCCTGCCATATCAAGGAGGATCTGCCACCTGACCCAGTGGGAACAGAAGCTGCACACCACACAGATGAGGGGCATGGGTACAAACATGAAGAGGAGGCCACCAGTAATACCCCAGTAGGTACAATAGCACCACAGAGATGTAGCATCTGTGAGATGTTCTTTGAAGATCCTGAGAGTCTTGAACGTCATGGCCTGACCCACAGGGCAGGAGAAGGGGGAAATAAGACAGAGACCACAGCATCACCTCCTAGAGCATTTGCCTGTCGCGATTGTGGAAAAAGCTATCGCCACTCAGGTAGCCTTATCAACCACAGGCAGACCCACCAGACAGGGGATTTCAGTTGTGGGACCTGTGCCAAGCATTTCCACACCATGGCTGCCATGAAGAGCCATTTGCGACGTCATAGTCGGCGGTGGAGCAGGCATCAGAAGTGGACTGGCAATACTGGTGGAGAAGAGGCCAAACTGAAACCTGGGCTGTCCTGGGCTGCAAAGTTAGAAGATAATGAGGGCCTGGATTCTTCCCAAAACCCTTCAGGAGAAAGTCCTTGTGTGACTGAAGGCACCTTGGAAAGTCATGGGAACTGTTTGCAGACTGCATATGGAAGCAACAAATGTGAACTTGAGAGGGACGAGTCCTGTTTCCAGGGTGATACAGAGAGCAGAGGCACTGAGAAAGGACTAGAAAGGAAGGAGGCCTGTTTACTTGACAGCTTCCTAGGTGATGAGGAAAATGGTGAGATTCGTTTTTGTGATAGTCTCCATGAGGTGGACAGTGACCAGAAACCAGCTACTTGCCAACCCACCTCCTCTTCCCACCCTGCTGAAACTGCTACTGACTGGAAGGCTGAAGATGCTCATACCTGCTACGATTGTGGCCATTCTTTTCCCCATGTCACTGGCCTGCTGAGCCATAGGCCCTGCCATCAACCAGGCATCTATCAGTGCTCTCTCTGTCCAAAGGAGTTTGACTCTTTGCCTGCCCTGCGCAGTCACTTCCAGACCCACAAACCAGGGGAGGCAGCCTCAGCAAAGCCTTTCCTCTGCTGCCTGTGTGGTATGATCTTCCCTGGGCGTGCTGGCTATAAGCTTCACTTACGCCAGGCTCACAGAGCTGCAGGCATGACTGAGTGttcagaggaggaaggggaagaagaagggggaaCAGAAGCAGTCTCCACCCATAGCCCTCCCCTGCAGGTCTCAGAAGCAGAGCTGCTGAATCAGCTGCAGCGGGAGGTGGAGGCACTGGATGGAGCAGGTTATGGGCATATTTGTGGCTGCTGTGGCCAGACTTATGATGACTTGGGGAGCCTGGAACGTCACCACCAAAGTCAAAATTCCAGCAAGACCACAGATGAGGCTCCTAGTTACTTGGAAGCATCAGGTGATGCCATGGAAATAGTTGCAGATAGTGCTTTTGAGGGCACGGTGACTTCTGTCTCTGAAGAGGGTAGAGACACAAAGTCTGAAGAAGGAGTAGGTAGTACAATTGGAGACAGCCTTTGCATGCAAGTTGGTGAAACTTTTCTCAAGCCCCACCCTCGCCCCTTCCGTTGCAATCAGTGTGGCAAGACCTACCGCCATGGAGGCAGCCTGGTGAACCACCGCAAGATTCACCAGACTGGAGACTTCACCTGCCCTGTCTGTTCTCGCTGCTACCCCAACCTGGCTGCCTACCGGAATCATCTGCGGAACCACCCTCGCTGCAAAGGCTCAGAGCCCCAAGTAGGGCCCATCCCAGAGGCAGGAGGCAGCAATGAGCCTCAGAATGTGGTAGAGGAGGGGCTGGAACAAGCAGGAGTGGGGCAACTCCAAGAAGAATTTAAAGTGGATCCCCTGGGGGAGGTAGCAAAGGTGAAAGAAGAGGTTTGGGAAGAGACCACTGTGAAAGGGGAGGACCTGGAGCAGAGGTTGGAGACAGCAGAGAAAGGCTGTCAGACTGAGGCTAGTTCTGAGCGACCCTTCAGCTGTGAGGTGTGTGGCCGTTCCTATAAGCACGCAGGCAGCCTAATCAATCACAGGCAGAGCCATCAGACTGGCCACTTTGGCTGccaggcctgctccaagggattCTCAAACCTCATGTCCCTTAAGAACCATCGACGCATCCATGCAGACCCTCGGCGTTTCCGCTGCAgtgaatgtggaaaagcctttCGCCTGCGGAAGCAGCTAGCTAGCCACCAGCGGGTCCACACAGAACGACGGGGGGAGAACAACCAAAAGCAGATTCGGGATGATCGGCCCTTCCGGTGCGGGCAGTGTGGCCGGACCTACCGCCATGCCGGCAGCCTCCTGAACCACCGGCACAGTCATGAAACGGGCCAGTACAGCTGTCCCTCCTGTCCCAAGACCTATTTTAACCGCATGGCCCTGAAGGACCATCAGAGACTGCATTCTGACAGTCGGAGGCGGCGAGCAGGACGTTCCCGGTGGGCACCAGTGCGCTGTACCCTCTGTAGCCAAGGCTTTCCTGGCAGGGGATCTTTGGAGCGGCATCTGCAGGAGCATAGGGAGACCAAACTCGAGCTGGCCAGTCTCCAGGGAAGCCCACATGGCACAGAGGGCAGTGAGAGGAATCAGGCTGACAACCAGAAACTAGAGAGCAGACCAGTTGGTGTTGAATCAGTTCCCCAGTTGGAGCCCAGTCAGAGCCCCAACAGAGCTGTAGGTTCAaattggggggtggggaaggtagATGGGTGGCAAGAAGAGGGGGGACCAGTGAATCACAGCGGTGGCTGGGTTCCTCAGGATCAAGTATTAACCAAGCCAGAAGACAAGTTGagggggtatagctcaggggtagagcatttAACTGCAGAAGACAAGTTGGAAGACAGTGTCCCCAGCAATCCTTGTCACCTTTCCAACAGCCAGTCTAGTGGTTCTGTTTTGAGCTACATTGATAGCTGGGACAATGGAGGTGGCAGCAGCTCTCAGCTCCAGTCAGAGAGTCAGTACTTTCACTGCAGCCAGTGTGGCAAAACATGTTGCCAGCCAGGTAGCCTCTTGAATTCCAACATTCACAAGCCGGATTGCCACTACTGCCTACTCTGCTCCAAGGAGTCCTTGAATCCTGTGACCACTGAGGGCCACCACCACATGACATCCCAGACTTTTGCTTGCCCTAATTGTGGCAAGGCTTTTCAGTCCCACTATGAACTGGTCACACACCTGCAAACTCATGCTGGGGACCATAGTCAAGTGTTGCATCAAATAGAGAAGGTCCAAGGTTTCCAAACTGGGAGTGTGGAAGATAAGATGGGTCTCTCTGGTCCAGAGGAAGCTCAGGAAACCCCATCAGAGCCTCTCAGAGCTTCAGAAGAGAATGGTGAGCCAGCCAGTGGAGGGCAAGGAGTAAATACCACAGCATGTAAAAACGAGGAACGGCCCTTCCGCTGTGCTCAGTGTGGGCGTTCCTATCGCCATGCTGGCAGCCTGCTGAACCACCAGAAGGCCCACACCACTGGCCTCTACCCCTGCTCCCTGTGTCCCAAACTTCTACCCAATCTGTTGGCTCTCAAGAACCATGGCAGGACCCATACAGATCCCAAACGCTACTGTTGCAGTGTCTGTGGCAAGGCTTTCCGAACAGCTGCCAGGCTGCAGGGCCATGAGCGGGTCCATGCACGCCAGGAGGGGCCTTTCACTTGCCCCCATTGTCCTCGCCACTTCCGCCGCCGAATCAACTTCCTACAACACCAGAAGCAGCAGCACCAGGAGTGGACAGTGACTAGCTCTG gAGCCTCAGTGGCACCAGCAACTGGCAGAGAGGACTCATCTTTGCCCCTTCCACCTACTCCTCCAGCCTCGCTCCTGGACCCTTCACCCCAGTGGCCTGCAGACATCAGCTTCTCCCCCTGA
- the Znf646 gene encoding zinc finger protein 646 isoform X2 — MEDTPLSFSCSDCQCHFPSLPELSQHRELLHLSPKQDSEEADSIPRPYRCQQCGRCYRHPGSLVNHRRTHETGLFPCTICGKDFTNPMALKSHMRTHVPEGRRRSRPLPPKEITPHMQSETMSHRLGPGEGQQNKTKHAGEIPKCESGAEFRAASGPWEDTPKRQRQVLESHPGPEAGGKQQGLTTDSAPAQPLPAPVSSLLSNLEQYLAESVVNFTEGQESTHSPPAEEERRYKCSQCGKTYKHAGSLTNHRQSHTLGIYPCAICFKEFSNLMALKNHSRLHAQYRPYHCPHCPRAFRLPRDLLEHQQSHEVERQERPWEEREMPTTNGHTDERSWDQLPKTHMLNGSGELEGSMEEYRPFCCGDCGRTYRHAGSLINHRKSHQIGIYPCSVCSKQLFNAAALKNHVRAHHRPRQGAEEDGQSSEPPAPLMLAKTTHKEEELPSTTLDHRPYKCNECGRAYRHKGSLVNHRHSHQTGEYQCSLCPCKYPNLMALRNHVQTHCKNACRNTDPGTEGSPCHIKEDLPPDPVGTEAAHHTDEGHGYKHEEEATSNTPVGTIAPQRCSICEMFFEDPESLERHGLTHRAGEGGNKTETTASPPRAFACRDCGKSYRHSGSLINHRQTHQTGDFSCGTCAKHFHTMAAMKSHLRRHSRRWSRHQKWTGNTGGEEAKLKPGLSWAAKLEDNEGLDSSQNPSGESPCVTEGTLESHGNCLQTAYGSNKCELERDESCFQGDTESRGTEKGLERKEACLLDSFLGDEENGEIRFCDSLHEVDSDQKPATCQPTSSSHPAETATDWKAEDAHTCYDCGHSFPHVTGLLSHRPCHQPGIYQCSLCPKEFDSLPALRSHFQTHKPGEAASAKPFLCCLCGMIFPGRAGYKLHLRQAHRAAGMTECSEEEGEEEGGTEAVSTHSPPLQVSEAELLNQLQREVEALDGAGYGHICGCCGQTYDDLGSLERHHQSQNSSKTTDEAPSYLEASGDAMEIVADSAFEGTVTSVSEEGRDTKSEEGVGSTIGDSLCMQVGETFLKPHPRPFRCNQCGKTYRHGGSLVNHRKIHQTGDFTCPVCSRCYPNLAAYRNHLRNHPRCKGSEPQVGPIPEAGGSNEPQNVVEEGLEQAGVGQLQEEFKVDPLGEVAKVKEEVWEETTVKGEDLEQRLETAEKGCQTEASSERPFSCEVCGRSYKHAGSLINHRQSHQTGHFGCQACSKGFSNLMSLKNHRRIHADPRRFRCSECGKAFRLRKQLASHQRVHTERRGENNQKQIRDDRPFRCGQCGRTYRHAGSLLNHRHSHETGQYSCPSCPKTYFNRMALKDHQRLHSDSRRRRAGRSRWAPVRCTLCSQGFPGRGSLERHLQEHRETKLELASLQGSPHGTEGSERNQADNQKLESRPVGVESVPQLEPSQSPNRAVGSNWGVGKVDGWQEEGGPVNHSGGWVPQDQVLTKPEDKLRGYSSGVEHLTAEDKLEDSVPSNPCHLSNSQSSGSVLSYIDSWDNGGGSSSQLQSESQYFHCSQCGKTCCQPGSLLNSNIHKPDCHYCLLCSKESLNPVTTEGHHHMTSQTFACPNCGKAFQSHYELVTHLQTHAGDHSQVLHQIEKVQGFQTGSVEDKMGLSGPEEAQETPSEPLRASEENGEPASGGQGVNTTACKNEERPFRCAQCGRSYRHAGSLLNHQKAHTTGLYPCSLCPKLLPNLLALKNHGRTHTDPKRYCCSVCGKAFRTAARLQGHERVHARQEGPFTCPHCPRHFRRRINFLQHQKQQHQEWTVTSSGASVAPATGREDSSLPLPPTPPASLLDPSPQWPADISFSP, encoded by the exons ATGGAGGACACACCCCTCTCATTCAGCTGCTCAGACTGTCAGTGCCACTTTCCTAGCCTCCCAGAATTGTCACAGCACCGAGAActgctccatctctctcccaaaCAGGACAGTGAGGAGGCTGACAGTATTCCTCGCCCTTACCGCTGTCAGCAATGTGGGCGTTGCTACCGTCACCCAGGGAGCTTGGTCAACCACCGCCGGACCCATGAGACTGGCCTGTTCCCCTGTACCATCTGTGGCAAGGACTTTACCAATCCCATGGCTCTCAAGAGCCACATGAGGACTCATGTTCCTGAAGGCCGCCGCAGAAGCAGGCCTTTACCCCCCAAGGAAATCACTCCCCACATGCAGAGTGAGACAATGTCTCACAGGCTTGGCCCTGGGGAAGGGCAGCAAAATAAGACAAAGCATGCAGGAGAGATACCCAAATGTGAATCTGGAGCTGAGTTCAGGGCAGCTTCAGGCCCTTGGGAAGATACACCCAAAAGACAAAGACAAGTCTTAGAAAGCCATCCAGGTCCTGAGGCAGGTGGAAAGCAACAGGGGCTCACCACTGACTCTGCCCCAGCCCAGCCTCTTCCTGCTCCCGTCAGCAGCCTCCTTAGCAATTTGGAACAGTATTTGGCTGAATCAGTAGTGAACTTCACAGAGGGTCAGGAATCTACTCATTCCCCTCCTGCAGAAGAGGAGCGAAGGTACAAGTGCAGCCAATGTGGCAAGACGTACAAGCATGCTGGGAGCCTCACCAACCACCGCCAGAGCCATACCTTGGGTATCTACCCTTGTGCCATCTGCTTTAAGGAGTTCTCTAACCTTATGGCTCTGAAGAACCACTCTCGACTCCATGCCCAATATCGGCCTTACCACTGTCCCCATTGCCCTCGTGCCTTCCGGCTCCCCCGGGATCTGCTAGAACATCAGCAATCTCATGAGGTAGAAAGGCAGGAGAGgccatgggaagagagagagatgcccacTACCAACGGGCACACAGATGAGAGGAGTTGGGACCAATTACCTAAAACACACATGCTGAATGGCTCTGGGGAGCTAGAAGGTAGCATGGAGGAGTACCGGCCTTTCTGTTGTGGGGACTGTGGCCGTACTTACCGCCATGCTGGGAGCCTCATTAACCATCGAAAGAGCCACCAAATAGGAATCTACCCTTGCTCAGTCTGTTCTAAACAGTTGTTCAATGCAGCTGCTCTAAAAAATCATGTTCGAGCTCATCACAGACCCCGGCAAGGAGCCGAGGAAGATGGGCAGTCATCAGAGCCACCAGCtcccctgatgttggccaagaccACCCATAAAGAAGAGGAGCTCCCCTCTACCACCCTGGACCATCGCCCCTATAAGTGCAATGAGTGTGGTCGGGCCTACCGCCACAAGGGGAGCTTGGTGAACCACCGCCACAGCCATCAGACAGGAGAATACCAGTGCTCACTCTGTCCCTGCAAGTACCCCAACCTCATGGCCCTGCGAAACCATGTGCAGACACATTGTAAGAATGCTTGCCGAAATACAGACCCGGGGACTGAGGGTTCTCCCTGCCATATCAAGGAGGATCTGCCACCTGACCCAGTGGGAACAGAAGCTGCACACCACACAGATGAGGGGCATGGGTACAAACATGAAGAGGAGGCCACCAGTAATACCCCAGTAGGTACAATAGCACCACAGAGATGTAGCATCTGTGAGATGTTCTTTGAAGATCCTGAGAGTCTTGAACGTCATGGCCTGACCCACAGGGCAGGAGAAGGGGGAAATAAGACAGAGACCACAGCATCACCTCCTAGAGCATTTGCCTGTCGCGATTGTGGAAAAAGCTATCGCCACTCAGGTAGCCTTATCAACCACAGGCAGACCCACCAGACAGGGGATTTCAGTTGTGGGACCTGTGCCAAGCATTTCCACACCATGGCTGCCATGAAGAGCCATTTGCGACGTCATAGTCGGCGGTGGAGCAGGCATCAGAAGTGGACTGGCAATACTGGTGGAGAAGAGGCCAAACTGAAACCTGGGCTGTCCTGGGCTGCAAAGTTAGAAGATAATGAGGGCCTGGATTCTTCCCAAAACCCTTCAGGAGAAAGTCCTTGTGTGACTGAAGGCACCTTGGAAAGTCATGGGAACTGTTTGCAGACTGCATATGGAAGCAACAAATGTGAACTTGAGAGGGACGAGTCCTGTTTCCAGGGTGATACAGAGAGCAGAGGCACTGAGAAAGGACTAGAAAGGAAGGAGGCCTGTTTACTTGACAGCTTCCTAGGTGATGAGGAAAATGGTGAGATTCGTTTTTGTGATAGTCTCCATGAGGTGGACAGTGACCAGAAACCAGCTACTTGCCAACCCACCTCCTCTTCCCACCCTGCTGAAACTGCTACTGACTGGAAGGCTGAAGATGCTCATACCTGCTACGATTGTGGCCATTCTTTTCCCCATGTCACTGGCCTGCTGAGCCATAGGCCCTGCCATCAACCAGGCATCTATCAGTGCTCTCTCTGTCCAAAGGAGTTTGACTCTTTGCCTGCCCTGCGCAGTCACTTCCAGACCCACAAACCAGGGGAGGCAGCCTCAGCAAAGCCTTTCCTCTGCTGCCTGTGTGGTATGATCTTCCCTGGGCGTGCTGGCTATAAGCTTCACTTACGCCAGGCTCACAGAGCTGCAGGCATGACTGAGTGttcagaggaggaaggggaagaagaagggggaaCAGAAGCAGTCTCCACCCATAGCCCTCCCCTGCAGGTCTCAGAAGCAGAGCTGCTGAATCAGCTGCAGCGGGAGGTGGAGGCACTGGATGGAGCAGGTTATGGGCATATTTGTGGCTGCTGTGGCCAGACTTATGATGACTTGGGGAGCCTGGAACGTCACCACCAAAGTCAAAATTCCAGCAAGACCACAGATGAGGCTCCTAGTTACTTGGAAGCATCAGGTGATGCCATGGAAATAGTTGCAGATAGTGCTTTTGAGGGCACGGTGACTTCTGTCTCTGAAGAGGGTAGAGACACAAAGTCTGAAGAAGGAGTAGGTAGTACAATTGGAGACAGCCTTTGCATGCAAGTTGGTGAAACTTTTCTCAAGCCCCACCCTCGCCCCTTCCGTTGCAATCAGTGTGGCAAGACCTACCGCCATGGAGGCAGCCTGGTGAACCACCGCAAGATTCACCAGACTGGAGACTTCACCTGCCCTGTCTGTTCTCGCTGCTACCCCAACCTGGCTGCCTACCGGAATCATCTGCGGAACCACCCTCGCTGCAAAGGCTCAGAGCCCCAAGTAGGGCCCATCCCAGAGGCAGGAGGCAGCAATGAGCCTCAGAATGTGGTAGAGGAGGGGCTGGAACAAGCAGGAGTGGGGCAACTCCAAGAAGAATTTAAAGTGGATCCCCTGGGGGAGGTAGCAAAGGTGAAAGAAGAGGTTTGGGAAGAGACCACTGTGAAAGGGGAGGACCTGGAGCAGAGGTTGGAGACAGCAGAGAAAGGCTGTCAGACTGAGGCTAGTTCTGAGCGACCCTTCAGCTGTGAGGTGTGTGGCCGTTCCTATAAGCACGCAGGCAGCCTAATCAATCACAGGCAGAGCCATCAGACTGGCCACTTTGGCTGccaggcctgctccaagggattCTCAAACCTCATGTCCCTTAAGAACCATCGACGCATCCATGCAGACCCTCGGCGTTTCCGCTGCAgtgaatgtggaaaagcctttCGCCTGCGGAAGCAGCTAGCTAGCCACCAGCGGGTCCACACAGAACGACGGGGGGAGAACAACCAAAAGCAGATTCGGGATGATCGGCCCTTCCGGTGCGGGCAGTGTGGCCGGACCTACCGCCATGCCGGCAGCCTCCTGAACCACCGGCACAGTCATGAAACGGGCCAGTACAGCTGTCCCTCCTGTCCCAAGACCTATTTTAACCGCATGGCCCTGAAGGACCATCAGAGACTGCATTCTGACAGTCGGAGGCGGCGAGCAGGACGTTCCCGGTGGGCACCAGTGCGCTGTACCCTCTGTAGCCAAGGCTTTCCTGGCAGGGGATCTTTGGAGCGGCATCTGCAGGAGCATAGGGAGACCAAACTCGAGCTGGCCAGTCTCCAGGGAAGCCCACATGGCACAGAGGGCAGTGAGAGGAATCAGGCTGACAACCAGAAACTAGAGAGCAGACCAGTTGGTGTTGAATCAGTTCCCCAGTTGGAGCCCAGTCAGAGCCCCAACAGAGCTGTAGGTTCAaattggggggtggggaaggtagATGGGTGGCAAGAAGAGGGGGGACCAGTGAATCACAGCGGTGGCTGGGTTCCTCAGGATCAAGTATTAACCAAGCCAGAAGACAAGTTGagggggtatagctcaggggtagagcatttAACTGCAGAAGACAAGTTGGAAGACAGTGTCCCCAGCAATCCTTGTCACCTTTCCAACAGCCAGTCTAGTGGTTCTGTTTTGAGCTACATTGATAGCTGGGACAATGGAGGTGGCAGCAGCTCTCAGCTCCAGTCAGAGAGTCAGTACTTTCACTGCAGCCAGTGTGGCAAAACATGTTGCCAGCCAGGTAGCCTCTTGAATTCCAACATTCACAAGCCGGATTGCCACTACTGCCTACTCTGCTCCAAGGAGTCCTTGAATCCTGTGACCACTGAGGGCCACCACCACATGACATCCCAGACTTTTGCTTGCCCTAATTGTGGCAAGGCTTTTCAGTCCCACTATGAACTGGTCACACACCTGCAAACTCATGCTGGGGACCATAGTCAAGTGTTGCATCAAATAGAGAAGGTCCAAGGTTTCCAAACTGGGAGTGTGGAAGATAAGATGGGTCTCTCTGGTCCAGAGGAAGCTCAGGAAACCCCATCAGAGCCTCTCAGAGCTTCAGAAGAGAATGGTGAGCCAGCCAGTGGAGGGCAAGGAGTAAATACCACAGCATGTAAAAACGAGGAACGGCCCTTCCGCTGTGCTCAGTGTGGGCGTTCCTATCGCCATGCTGGCAGCCTGCTGAACCACCAGAAGGCCCACACCACTGGCCTCTACCCCTGCTCCCTGTGTCCCAAACTTCTACCCAATCTGTTGGCTCTCAAGAACCATGGCAGGACCCATACAGATCCCAAACGCTACTGTTGCAGTGTCTGTGGCAAGGCTTTCCGAACAGCTGCCAGGCTGCAGGGCCATGAGCGGGTCCATGCACGCCAGGAGGGGCCTTTCACTTGCCCCCATTGTCCTCGCCACTTCCGCCGCCGAATCAACTTCCTACAACACCAGAAGCAGCAGCACCAGGAGTGGACAGTGACTAGCTCTG gAGCCTCAGTGGCACCAGCAACTGGCAGAGAGGACTCATCTTTGCCCCTTCCACCTACTCCTCCAGCCTCGCTCCTGGACCCTTCACCCCAGTGGCCTGCAGACATCAGCTTCTCCCCCTGA